A region of Chitinophaga horti DNA encodes the following proteins:
- a CDS encoding carbon-nitrogen hydrolase family protein — translation MTLKIATSQFPVSSSIISNKENIIGQMEIAATHGCDVIHFPEGSLSGYAGIDFPSFAGFDWAALKSATLDVMDAARRLGLWVVLGSSHPLTGEHKPHNSLYIISPQGVITDRYDKLFCAGDESGETGDLAHYSPGTHFTLFEIKGICCAVLICHDYRYPELYRELKQRNAEVIFHSYHAANMDHDRRKMMEAEVGEENFKWNTGHTYPEITMPATMVSYAANNYLWISCANSSAKESCWASFMVRPDGVITGRLEKNVAALLFSEIDPAKTYYDSTKYWRSRSINGFYHSGTRVEDARSLNRTEL, via the coding sequence ATGACACTTAAGATCGCCACGAGTCAGTTTCCTGTCAGCAGCAGCATTATCAGTAATAAAGAAAATATTATTGGGCAGATGGAGATTGCCGCCACGCACGGCTGCGACGTGATTCATTTTCCCGAAGGTAGCCTTAGTGGTTACGCCGGCATCGATTTTCCCTCTTTCGCAGGCTTCGACTGGGCTGCGCTGAAAAGCGCTACGCTGGACGTGATGGATGCGGCGAGAAGACTCGGCCTTTGGGTAGTGCTGGGTTCCAGCCATCCGCTTACCGGCGAACATAAACCGCATAACAGCCTTTATATTATCAGTCCCCAGGGCGTTATTACCGACCGTTACGACAAACTTTTCTGTGCCGGCGATGAGTCCGGCGAAACGGGCGACCTGGCACACTACAGTCCAGGTACACATTTCACTTTGTTCGAGATCAAGGGCATTTGCTGCGCGGTGCTCATCTGTCATGACTACCGTTACCCGGAATTATATCGCGAGCTCAAACAGCGCAATGCGGAAGTGATATTTCATTCTTATCATGCCGCTAATATGGACCACGATCGCCGTAAGATGATGGAAGCCGAAGTAGGTGAGGAAAACTTTAAATGGAATACGGGGCATACCTATCCCGAGATTACGATGCCCGCCACCATGGTGTCTTACGCAGCCAATAATTACCTGTGGATCAGTTGTGCCAACAGTTCTGCCAAAGAAAGCTGCTGGGCCTCTTTCATGGTACGGCCGGATGGTGTAATTACCGGCAGGCTCGAAAAGAATGTAGCCGCCTTACTCTTTTCAGAAATCGATCCCGCTAAAACTTATTACGACTCTACCAAATACTGGCGCAGCCGGTCGATTAACGGCTTTTATCACAGCGGTACACGCGTAGAAGATGCGCGGTCGCTGAACAGAACGGAATTGTAA
- a CDS encoding MBL fold metallo-hydrolase: protein MHIHITHIDTACILLEIGSFRILTDPTLDKSGQLYHHGFGALSRKTDDPALPAGGLPEVDLILLSHHQHKDNFDTQGKAFTGRVANVISTRKASREVPGVIGLSNWETYTVNTPKVSNLRITATPAQHRPWWIPEIISGPVIGFVIQYDGQSDGVIYISGDTVYFKGIDEVAKRFKVDVGIFHAGSVQFRYLSGLGKYTMDSVDLLRAVRVIRPNKIIPVHQRGWTHFKESESHLKHILEADPITRERMIYLERGQRTFI, encoded by the coding sequence ATGCATATCCACATCACCCATATCGATACCGCCTGCATCCTGCTGGAGATCGGCAGTTTCCGGATTTTGACTGATCCCACGCTCGATAAAAGCGGGCAGCTTTATCACCACGGCTTCGGCGCGCTGTCGCGTAAAACGGATGATCCGGCCCTGCCGGCGGGCGGACTGCCGGAGGTGGATTTGATACTGCTAAGTCATCACCAGCATAAAGATAATTTCGATACCCAGGGTAAGGCTTTCACCGGCCGCGTAGCAAACGTTATTTCCACCCGGAAGGCCAGCCGGGAGGTACCAGGTGTGATAGGGCTCAGCAACTGGGAAACCTATACGGTAAACACGCCAAAGGTGAGCAACCTGCGGATCACTGCTACACCCGCGCAGCACCGGCCCTGGTGGATACCGGAAATCATTTCCGGCCCGGTAATAGGCTTTGTGATACAGTACGATGGACAGTCCGACGGCGTTATTTATATTTCAGGCGATACGGTTTATTTCAAAGGGATAGACGAGGTAGCGAAGCGGTTTAAGGTGGATGTGGGCATTTTTCATGCGGGCAGCGTGCAGTTCAGGTACCTGTCAGGTTTGGGGAAGTATACGATGGATAGTGTTGACCTGTTGCGGGCAGTGCGCGTTATCAGGCCAAATAAAATCATTCCGGTACACCAGCGCGGCTGGACGCATTTCAAAGAATCTGAATCTCATTTAAAGCATATATTGGAAGCCGATCCGATTACCCGGGAGCGCATGATTTACCTGGAGCGGGGGCAACGAACTTTTATCTAG